From the Butyrivibrio fibrisolvens genome, one window contains:
- the csrA gene encoding carbon storage regulator CsrA, whose amino-acid sequence MLALSRKKNEAIIISNNIEVTILDVRGDQVKLGISAPKEIPIHRKEVYIQIQNENKEATDIAQIEALKKLL is encoded by the coding sequence ATGCTGGCATTATCTAGAAAAAAGAACGAGGCTATCATAATTAGTAACAATATAGAAGTAACTATCCTGGATGTCAGAGGTGATCAGGTCAAGCTCGGTATTTCAGCACCCAAAGAAATTCCGATACATAGAAAAGAGGTATATATCCAGATTCAAAATGAGAACAAGGAAGCTACAGATATAGCCCAGATTGAGGCGCTGAAAAAGCTCTTGTAA
- the fliW gene encoding flagellar assembly protein FliW, with protein sequence MKLTTRVFGEVEVDDSKIIVFPNGIIGFPDLKKFTLMYDEGESASTIKWLQSIDEPEFALPVLDPLIVCPDYKPIVDKNGITEIGDLDEQEMLVLVTVTVPHDLTKMTVNLMGPIIINTKDMKASQSIVDNEDYPVKFPIYDILKKNKEAKG encoded by the coding sequence ATGAAGCTAACAACAAGAGTATTTGGTGAAGTAGAAGTTGACGATAGTAAGATCATTGTTTTTCCAAATGGAATCATAGGCTTTCCTGATCTTAAGAAATTCACCCTTATGTATGATGAAGGTGAGAGCGCTAGTACTATTAAGTGGCTTCAATCTATAGATGAGCCTGAATTTGCCCTTCCTGTATTGGATCCGCTCATTGTATGTCCTGATTATAAACCTATAGTTGACAAGAATGGTATTACAGAGATTGGAGATCTTGATGAGCAGGAAATGCTTGTCCTCGTAACAGTTACGGTTCCTCATGACCTTACCAAGATGACTGTAAACCTAATGGGACCTATCATAATCAATACTAAAGATATGAAGGCGTCGCAGAGTATCGTTGATAATGAAGATTATCCGGTTAAATTCCCTATCTATGATATCTTGAAAAAAAATAAAGAAGCAAAAGGATGA
- a CDS encoding flagellar protein FlaG gives MAINSIQQTNIMQIQQMQQVQPVQKEREGARTVDTAGNAADQLAQEVETVKQATNVAPYSQEDGNEAGQDPNEAAAQLQHARELVEEQNEKKNEKISKAIANINQKMTANTEAVFGFHEKTNRVTIKIVDKDTKEVVKEFPPDKTLDMIAKAWELAGIMVDARK, from the coding sequence ATGGCAATCAATTCAATACAACAGACTAATATAATGCAAATACAGCAGATGCAGCAGGTACAGCCTGTACAGAAAGAAAGAGAAGGCGCAAGGACAGTAGATACTGCCGGTAATGCAGCAGATCAGCTCGCTCAGGAAGTAGAAACAGTCAAGCAGGCAACTAATGTAGCACCATACTCTCAGGAAGATGGCAACGAAGCAGGTCAGGACCCAAATGAAGCAGCAGCACAGCTTCAGCACGCGCGTGAACTAGTCGAAGAGCAGAATGAGAAGAAGAACGAGAAGATCAGTAAAGCGATAGCCAACATCAATCAGAAGATGACAGCTAATACTGAGGCAGTGTTCGGATTTCATGAGAAGACTAACAGAGTAACCATCAAAATAGTAGACAAGGATACCAAAGAAGTAGTTAAGGAATTTCCACCGGACAAGACCCTTGACATGATCGCCAAAGCCTGGGAACTTGCAGGCATCATGGTAGACGCTAGAAAATAA
- a CDS encoding glycosyltransferase family protein, with product MRILYYDWDEFNGEDCRDAMRRLGHQVDTIRLNLQGFDVTPEIEGTLKTYFYKKEGGRKYYDLLYSFDYFPNLSALCSKYDMPYVSWVFDCPHYTLDSHTASNDVNNIYVFDKILCRYMQDKGVKTIKYSPLGVNDIRLSKLCEKMDCETAGHIFYQHDVCFLGNLYDNEYNFYDQVRYLPPDLKEYIDLVIQAQEKIFGHDLFTDEKAITNAHISNLLKYIKFEKTGKYEMDYERVIRDILRKKVTVNERRNILTKMGQRFNTVLYTMPGARPIEGVCNLGVADYYNQMPRVFRRSKINLNITLRSILSGVPLRVLDIMAAGGFVITDYHQEIAEYFIDGEDLVMAYTPEDMIEKTAYYLKHDIERQEIARRGQQKVFENFSYTRLLPTILSLD from the coding sequence ATGAGAATACTCTATTATGACTGGGACGAATTCAATGGTGAAGATTGTCGGGATGCCATGAGAAGACTGGGACATCAGGTAGACACAATAAGACTTAACTTGCAAGGTTTCGATGTCACACCGGAAATAGAAGGCACATTAAAGACTTATTTTTATAAAAAAGAAGGTGGTAGAAAATACTATGACCTTCTATATTCCTTTGACTATTTTCCCAACCTATCAGCGCTATGCAGTAAGTACGACATGCCATATGTATCCTGGGTCTTCGACTGTCCCCATTATACCCTTGACTCGCATACAGCAAGTAATGATGTAAATAATATATATGTCTTTGACAAAATACTATGCAGATATATGCAAGACAAAGGAGTAAAGACAATAAAGTATTCCCCCCTTGGAGTTAATGATATAAGACTTAGTAAACTCTGTGAGAAGATGGACTGTGAAACAGCAGGACATATATTCTATCAGCATGATGTCTGCTTTCTTGGCAATCTATATGACAATGAATACAATTTCTATGATCAGGTCAGATACCTGCCGCCTGATCTAAAAGAATACATAGACCTTGTAATACAGGCGCAGGAGAAGATATTCGGTCATGACCTCTTTACAGATGAAAAAGCCATTACAAACGCTCATATATCCAACCTTTTAAAATATATAAAGTTCGAAAAAACCGGCAAGTATGAGATGGACTACGAAAGAGTTATAAGAGACATCCTTAGGAAGAAAGTCACAGTTAACGAACGTCGTAATATCCTTACGAAGATGGGCCAAAGATTTAATACAGTCTTATATACAATGCCGGGAGCAAGACCCATAGAAGGCGTGTGTAACCTGGGAGTAGCAGATTATTACAACCAGATGCCAAGAGTCTTTAGACGTAGCAAGATCAATCTGAATATCACACTTAGGAGCATCCTGTCAGGAGTACCTCTTAGAGTGCTGGATATAATGGCAGCAGGAGGCTTTGTCATCACCGACTATCACCAAGAGATCGCAGAGTATTTTATAGACGGAGAAGATCTTGTAATGGCATATACACCTGAAGATATGATTGAGAAAACAGCTTATTATCTAAAACACGATATTGAAAGACAAGAGATTGCCAGAAGAGGGCAGCAGAAGGTTTTCGAAAATTTTTCATATACAAGATTATTACCTACAATTTTGAGTCTAGATTAA
- a CDS encoding DUF4231 domain-containing protein, with product MSDTANMSYSEDHNTAKLKELVKLLENEQYLFLLKSVPNDAERTRIGLILDYYIKNANKNRKCHRLFSSLGVIIPALATFVSVFSGAEIFPWFSRYMVPFMTAITSIVVGISSTLKFTDKHRTYRNCAESIKHILMGYTCGQGDFAGLDREQREALLYDQTEKIIQEGSKELGKIDKGLAIREEIS from the coding sequence ATGTCTGATACTGCAAATATGTCATACTCTGAAGATCATAATACTGCTAAGCTTAAAGAACTGGTAAAACTACTGGAAAATGAACAATATCTTTTTTTGTTAAAATCGGTTCCAAATGATGCAGAACGTACAAGGATCGGTCTGATTCTTGATTACTACATCAAAAATGCTAATAAAAATCGAAAATGCCACCGTCTGTTCTCTTCGCTTGGAGTTATCATTCCTGCGCTTGCAACTTTTGTGTCTGTATTCTCTGGCGCAGAGATATTCCCATGGTTTAGCAGATACATGGTTCCTTTCATGACTGCGATAACTTCTATTGTTGTGGGTATCAGTTCTACTTTAAAATTCACAGATAAGCACAGAACTTATAGAAACTGCGCAGAAAGCATCAAGCATATCCTTATGGGATATACTTGCGGGCAGGGAGATTTTGCAGGGCTTGATAGAGAGCAAAGAGAAGCCCTTCTATATGATCAGACTGAGAAGATAATTCAGGAAGGATCTAAAGAACTTGGGAAGATCGACAAGGGGCTTGCTATACGGGAGGAGATTAGTTAA
- a CDS encoding YjjG family noncanonical pyrimidine nucleotidase gives MHHNFLFDLDMTLLDFHASERKALEIVITECGLKFTEECYDHFKAYNKALWLELEKGTITRTELFIRRFTDLFEFCEGGHSELNPLTVNNEFIYTMSQNGVLIEGALEFMSKLKDTIQDSRCYIISNGATINAEGRIKSTGLDMYLEKVYVSEWMGVTKPDKKFFDMVLEGVNEPKRTCIVIGDSLSSDMQGAKNASLASVWFMPYGDIEEAQKAYNINYCASSFDELYEVLLKWVGK, from the coding sequence ATGCATCATAATTTCTTGTTCGACCTTGATATGACGCTGCTCGACTTCCATGCTTCTGAGCGAAAAGCGCTAGAGATAGTAATTACAGAATGCGGGCTGAAGTTCACAGAAGAATGCTATGACCATTTTAAAGCGTACAATAAGGCTCTCTGGCTTGAGCTTGAGAAGGGAACCATCACAAGGACCGAGTTGTTTATAAGAAGGTTTACAGACCTATTTGAGTTCTGTGAGGGAGGCCATTCCGAGCTAAATCCGCTTACTGTAAATAACGAATTCATCTATACGATGTCGCAGAACGGCGTGCTTATTGAGGGTGCGCTTGAGTTCATGAGCAAGCTTAAAGATACCATCCAAGATTCCAGGTGCTATATCATATCTAACGGCGCGACTATCAATGCCGAGGGAAGGATAAAGTCAACAGGTCTCGATATGTATCTCGAGAAGGTTTATGTCAGTGAATGGATGGGCGTAACAAAGCCAGACAAAAAGTTTTTTGATATGGTGCTTGAAGGCGTGAATGAGCCGAAGAGGACATGTATCGTGATAGGTGACTCACTTTCTTCTGATATGCAGGGCGCTAAGAATGCTTCGTTGGCATCTGTGTGGTTCATGCCCTACGGTGATATCGAAGAAGCGCAGAAAGCTTACAATATCAATTATTGTGCCTCCTCTTTCGATGAGCTTTACGAAGTGCTTTTGAAGTGGGTTGGAAAATAA